The Chloroflexota bacterium genome window below encodes:
- a CDS encoding 2-oxoacid:ferredoxin oxidoreductase subunit beta — MATTKATPKPKINLLGFEQGEYKGAPSTLCPGCGHDSISSRIVSVCFELGVQPYQVAKFSGIGCSSKTPAYFLGRSHGFNSVHGRMPSVATGAIVTNRNLIGLAVSGDGDTGSIGMGQFKHLVRRNVPMVYIVENNGVYGLTKGQFSATADIGQKLKYAGLNELPPIDLCSEAIIGGATFVARSFAGDPRQVEALLKAALSHRGLAILDIISPCVTFNNHEDSTKSYAYGKEHEERLHDMTFIRAQEEITVDYEEGEAIPVKMHDGSTIVLKKLENEYDPTNRVAALSRLDAARENQEFITGLIYVNQNNNRTIHDLLHMDEKPLSQLSAEQLRPSKEALESVLADLY, encoded by the coding sequence ATGGCAACGACCAAAGCGACTCCCAAGCCAAAAATTAACCTGCTTGGGTTTGAACAAGGTGAATACAAAGGCGCACCTTCGACGCTGTGTCCCGGGTGTGGCCACGACTCAATCTCATCACGGATTGTTTCGGTTTGTTTCGAATTAGGTGTCCAGCCTTATCAAGTTGCCAAATTTAGCGGCATCGGCTGTTCATCGAAAACTCCGGCTTATTTCTTGGGCCGCTCCCACGGTTTCAATAGCGTTCACGGACGCATGCCCTCAGTTGCCACTGGTGCAATCGTCACCAACCGCAACTTGATCGGTTTAGCAGTAAGCGGTGACGGCGATACTGGCTCAATCGGGATGGGTCAATTCAAGCATTTGGTACGCCGTAACGTACCAATGGTCTATATCGTCGAAAACAACGGCGTGTATGGTTTGACCAAAGGCCAATTCTCAGCAACCGCCGATATCGGCCAAAAGCTGAAATACGCTGGCTTGAACGAACTCCCCCCAATTGATCTCTGTTCAGAAGCGATCATCGGTGGCGCAACCTTTGTTGCTCGTTCATTTGCTGGAGACCCACGCCAAGTTGAAGCCTTGCTCAAGGCTGCTTTGAGCCACCGTGGTTTGGCGATTCTCGATATCATCAGCCCTTGTGTGACCTTCAACAACCACGAAGATTCAACCAAGAGCTACGCTTACGGCAAGGAACACGAAGAACGTCTGCACGACATGACCTTCATCCGCGCCCAAGAAGAAATCACGGTTGACTACGAAGAAGGCGAAGCAATTCCAGTCAAGATGCACGACGGCTCAACGATTGTACTCAAGAAACTTGAGAACGAGTACGATCCAACCAACCGCGTTGCTGCCTTGTCGCGCTTGGATGCTGCTCGCGAAAACCAAGAGTTCATCACTGGCTTGATTTATGTCAATCAAAACAACAATCGTACCATCCACGATTTGTTGCACATGGACGAAAAGCCCTTGAGCCAACTCTCAGCCGAACAACTGCGCCCAAGCAAAGAAGCCCTCGAATCAGTCTTGGCTGATTTGTACTAA
- a CDS encoding 2-oxoacid:acceptor oxidoreductase subunit alpha → MAVVDYQTEQQPAEIAREDVNINDFAIIVATPNGSGSQTANNTILRACFNMGIPVTGKNLFPSNIKGLPTWYSIRLSKDGYQARRHKRDVLVAMNPASFGDDLQSLEPGGICLYPDDSRQELSRSDVTYFPMPVKELVKNSGVDASLRDYIANMVYVGVLAHLVGIEVAEIESALNKHFKGKQKAIASNMNVVNAAVAWAAANISTPSPFRVERMDKTKGMIMLDGNTSGALGSVFGGVSFVAWYPITPSTSLVDALNDYLPELRINKETNKPTYAVVQAEDELAAIGMIIGAGWAGARSMTATSGPGISLMAEFTGLAYFTEVPCVVWDVMRMGPSTGMPTRTGQGDLLSAYFLSHGDTQHVCLLPSSIKECFEFGWRSFDLAERLQTIVFVLSDLDLGMNQWMSEPFEYPTEPMDRGKVLDADALTAVGDWGRYRDVDGDGIPFRTLPGTNHPKAAFFTRGSGHNQDAKYTERSDEWVANMDRLARKFETARTIVPAPVTVNEENATIGILSYGSNDPAIIEALDRLREANINAAYQRVRALPFTKEVGEFVAKYERIYVVDNNYNGQMAQLLRMEYPELAGRIIAVASCDGLPLTARWVTESVQKGEA, encoded by the coding sequence ATGGCAGTCGTAGATTATCAGACGGAGCAACAGCCCGCTGAAATCGCCCGTGAGGACGTGAATATTAACGACTTCGCGATTATTGTGGCTACTCCCAATGGTTCTGGGAGCCAAACCGCCAATAATACCATCCTCCGTGCATGTTTCAACATGGGTATTCCGGTCACAGGCAAGAACCTGTTTCCTTCAAACATCAAGGGTTTACCCACATGGTATTCAATTCGCTTGAGCAAGGATGGCTATCAAGCTCGTCGCCACAAACGCGATGTCTTGGTGGCAATGAATCCAGCTAGCTTTGGCGATGACCTTCAATCGCTTGAGCCAGGTGGGATTTGTCTGTATCCTGATGATTCACGCCAAGAGCTTTCACGTAGCGACGTGACCTACTTCCCCATGCCTGTCAAGGAATTGGTGAAGAATTCAGGGGTCGATGCGAGCTTGCGTGATTATATTGCCAACATGGTTTATGTTGGAGTTTTGGCGCACTTGGTCGGCATTGAAGTTGCCGAAATCGAAAGCGCCTTGAATAAACACTTCAAAGGCAAGCAAAAAGCCATTGCCTCAAACATGAATGTGGTGAATGCTGCGGTAGCTTGGGCTGCTGCGAATATCTCCACTCCATCGCCATTCCGCGTTGAGCGCATGGATAAAACCAAGGGCATGATTATGCTCGATGGTAATACATCTGGTGCACTTGGCTCGGTATTCGGTGGCGTTTCATTCGTCGCTTGGTATCCAATTACGCCTTCAACCAGCTTGGTCGATGCCCTCAACGACTACTTGCCAGAATTGCGCATCAATAAAGAAACCAACAAGCCAACGTATGCCGTAGTCCAGGCCGAAGACGAATTGGCTGCGATTGGGATGATTATTGGGGCTGGTTGGGCTGGCGCTCGCTCAATGACCGCTACTTCCGGCCCTGGGATTTCGTTGATGGCTGAGTTTACCGGCTTGGCCTATTTCACCGAAGTGCCATGTGTGGTTTGGGATGTGATGCGCATGGGGCCAAGTACGGGTATGCCTACTCGCACTGGCCAAGGCGATTTGCTCTCAGCCTACTTCCTGAGCCACGGCGATACCCAACACGTTTGTTTGTTGCCTTCAAGCATCAAGGAATGTTTTGAGTTTGGCTGGCGCTCATTCGATTTGGCTGAACGCTTGCAAACGATTGTCTTTGTGCTCAGCGACCTCGACTTGGGCATGAACCAATGGATGTCGGAGCCATTCGAGTATCCAACCGAGCCAATGGATCGCGGTAAGGTGCTTGATGCCGATGCTTTGACCGCTGTGGGCGATTGGGGCCGCTATCGCGATGTTGATGGCGATGGAATTCCTTTCCGCACGCTGCCTGGCACCAACCACCCCAAAGCCGCCTTCTTCACCCGTGGTTCAGGCCACAATCAAGATGCCAAGTATACCGAACGCTCAGACGAGTGGGTCGCTAACATGGATCGCTTGGCCCGCAAGTTTGAAACTGCGCGAACAATTGTTCCAGCGCCAGTCACGGTCAACGAAGAAAACGCCACGATCGGGATTCTCTCATATGGCTCGAATGATCCAGCAATCATCGAAGCCTTGGATCGTTTGCGCGAAGCCAACATCAACGCCGCCTACCAACGGGTGCGGGCATTGCCATTCACCAAAGAAGTTGGCGAATTTGTGGCTAAGTACGAACGCATTTATGTGGTTGACAACAACTACAACGGCCAAATGGCACAACTATTGCGGATGGAATACCCAGAATTAGCTGGCCGGATTATTGCTGTTGCAAGCTGCGATGGCTTGCCATTAACCGCCCGCTGGGTGACTGAATCAGTACAAAAAGGGGAAGCATAG